The following are encoded together in the Immundisolibacter sp. genome:
- a CDS encoding disulfide bond formation protein B has product MPSSRQWFALGAAACAGLLGFGYYLQFVQNIEPCPLCILQRLAFMALGLSFLTGALIGPGRIGTRIVAGLGLLAAALGAGVAGRQVWLQSLPADQVPACGPGLDYMVENFPLLKTLSMILRGSGECAENAWQFLGLGIAAWALLWFALLGALSIYVLLRPGRQAA; this is encoded by the coding sequence ATCCCCAGTTCCCGTCAGTGGTTCGCGCTCGGCGCAGCGGCCTGCGCCGGCCTGCTCGGCTTCGGCTACTACCTGCAGTTCGTGCAGAACATCGAACCGTGCCCGCTGTGCATCCTGCAGCGGCTGGCGTTCATGGCGCTGGGTTTGAGCTTCCTGACCGGCGCGCTGATCGGCCCGGGCCGCATCGGCACCCGCATCGTGGCAGGCCTCGGCCTGCTGGCGGCGGCGCTCGGCGCTGGCGTCGCCGGTCGCCAGGTGTGGCTGCAATCCCTGCCGGCCGATCAGGTGCCGGCCTGCGGGCCGGGCCTGGATTACATGGTCGAGAACTTTCCGCTGCTGAAAACCCTGTCGATGATCCTGCGCGGCTCCGGCGAGTGTGCCGAGAACGCCTGGCAGTTCCTGGGCCTTGGCATCGCCGCCTGGGCGCTGCTGTGGTTCGCGTTGCTGGGCGCGCTGTCGATTTACGTGCTGCTGCGGCCCGGACGGCAGGCGGCCTGA
- a CDS encoding superoxide dismutase, whose protein sequence is MTHELPPLPYAIDALAPHISAETLEFHHGKHHKTYVDNLNKLIPGTEFENLSLEDIVRKSSGGIFNNAAQIWNHTFYWNCLAPKAGGKPTGALAAAIDTAFGSFDAFKEKFSQTAVTTFGSGWAWLVKNAAGGLELVSTSNAGCPLTAGQTPLLTCDVWEHAYYIDYRNARAKYVESFWNLVNWDFVARNFG, encoded by the coding sequence ATGACCCACGAACTGCCCCCCCTGCCCTACGCCATCGACGCCCTGGCGCCGCACATTTCGGCCGAAACCCTGGAGTTTCACCACGGCAAGCACCACAAGACCTACGTCGACAACCTGAACAAGCTGATTCCGGGCACCGAGTTCGAAAACCTGTCCCTGGAAGACATCGTGCGCAAGTCCAGCGGCGGCATCTTCAACAACGCCGCGCAGATCTGGAACCACACCTTCTACTGGAACTGCCTGGCGCCCAAGGCCGGCGGCAAGCCGACCGGCGCCCTGGCGGCTGCCATCGACACGGCCTTTGGCTCGTTCGACGCCTTCAAGGAAAAATTCAGCCAGACCGCCGTCACCACCTTCGGCTCCGGCTGGGCCTGGCTGGTGAAGAACGCCGCCGGCGGCCTGGAACTGGTGTCCACCAGCAACGCCGGCTGCCCGCTGACTGCCGGGCAGACGCCGCTGCTGACCTGCGACGTGTGGGAGCACGCCTACTACATCGACTACCGCAACGCGCGGGCCAAGTACGTGGAATCGTTCTGGAACCTGGTCAACTGGGACTTCGTGGCGCGCAACTTCGGTTGA
- a CDS encoding universal stress protein, translating into MHKSLAPQTIMVPLTTDRPARLALRAAAQMTRELGSRLILAYVSPEPGQMGQVGFRVESLDQIRDRLEGALGAIIQEEIGDLPHQAVARVDEPAEGIVALAREHGVDLIVLETRPRSLLERVFNPSVSAKVVHHAPCAVLVLPSPTA; encoded by the coding sequence ATGCACAAATCTCTGGCTCCGCAAACGATCATGGTGCCGCTGACCACGGATCGGCCGGCACGGCTGGCCCTGCGCGCGGCCGCCCAGATGACCCGCGAACTGGGCAGCCGGCTGATCCTGGCCTATGTGTCGCCGGAACCGGGCCAGATGGGCCAGGTCGGCTTTCGTGTGGAGAGCCTGGACCAGATTCGGGATCGGCTGGAAGGCGCGCTCGGCGCCATCATCCAGGAAGAAATCGGCGACCTGCCGCACCAGGCGGTGGCGCGGGTGGACGAGCCGGCCGAGGGAATCGTCGCCCTGGCGCGTGAGCACGGTGTGGACCTGATCGTGCTCGAAACTCGGCCGCGCTCGCTGCTGGAGCGGGTATTCAACCCGTCGGTATCGGCCAAGGTGGTGCATCACGCGCCCTGCGCGGTGCTGGTGTTACCGTCGCCGACGGCATGA
- the cas3 gene encoding CRISPR-associated helicase Cas3': MTSATDNATAAGALAHTAIGESDLRLHSLVEHLQEVARLAAGHAAPFGGQAWAHLAGLWHDLGKYRPGFQRYLRAASAADAENAHIEGGAGRVSHSTAGALLACERFGIAGRVLAYLIAGHHAGLYDWHSDLSSLQARLDAEASRAELQEALAAAPPEILDHGDFAPELRNLPGGSAGFALWLRMLFSALVDADFLDTEAFMDEGKASARGAWPELATLRAALDAHMGTLAAQAPDTPVNRLRARILAQCRAKASDAPGIFSLTVPTGGGKTLASMAFALDHALAHGQRRIIYVIPYTSIIEQTADVLRGIFGEAVIEHHSNAESDPGRERLRSRLACENWDAPIVVTTSVQFFESLFAARTSRCRKLHNIVGSVVVLDEAQLLPPEFLKPILGALNLLTRHYGVTVVLSTATQPALARQEYFDPQKNIAGLDDVRELMQGGPHVQTPDELYRDLRRVRVRLPADWQARTAWEDLAAELAAQPSVLAIVNTRRHAAALHALLPKGTLHLSALMCGAHRADVIDAIKARLAAGVPTRVVSTQLVEAGVDLDFPVVYRALAGLDSIAQAAGRCNREGRLDGLGEVVVFVPPEGAPPGLLAKGEGACRSVLHGHAGDPLDRALFERYFRQLYYQCDLDKHGIDKLLTVQREPPLAVNFRTAAERFRLIDDADQASVIVRYRGPAGQDASVDQHLAQLRRDGTRRWLMRALQRYTVTIPQRDTRRLLAQGDIEELLPGLFVQVGDVLYHPVLGLSVDGGGIPSRPLMV; the protein is encoded by the coding sequence ATGACCAGCGCAACAGACAACGCTACAGCGGCAGGTGCACTGGCCCACACCGCGATTGGGGAAAGCGATCTTCGACTGCACTCACTCGTCGAGCACCTGCAGGAGGTCGCGCGGCTGGCCGCGGGCCACGCCGCGCCTTTCGGTGGCCAGGCCTGGGCGCACCTGGCCGGTCTGTGGCACGACCTCGGCAAATACCGGCCGGGTTTTCAGCGCTACCTGCGCGCGGCGAGTGCCGCCGACGCGGAGAACGCGCACATCGAAGGCGGCGCCGGCCGAGTCAGCCACTCCACCGCTGGCGCGTTGCTGGCCTGCGAGCGCTTCGGCATCGCCGGCCGGGTGTTGGCGTATCTGATTGCCGGCCACCACGCCGGGCTCTACGACTGGCACTCGGACCTCAGCAGCCTACAAGCGCGCCTCGACGCCGAGGCGAGCCGCGCCGAGTTGCAGGAAGCCTTGGCCGCGGCGCCGCCGGAGATCCTCGACCACGGCGATTTCGCGCCGGAGCTGCGCAACCTGCCCGGCGGCTCGGCAGGCTTCGCGTTGTGGCTGCGGATGCTGTTCTCGGCGCTGGTCGATGCCGATTTTCTGGACACCGAAGCCTTCATGGATGAAGGCAAGGCCAGCGCCCGCGGCGCCTGGCCGGAACTCGCAACGCTACGCGCGGCGCTCGACGCCCACATGGGCACGCTCGCAGCGCAGGCGCCAGACACGCCGGTCAACCGCCTGCGCGCGCGCATCCTCGCCCAGTGCCGCGCCAAGGCCAGTGACGCGCCCGGCATCTTCTCGCTCACCGTGCCCACCGGCGGCGGCAAGACGCTGGCCTCGATGGCCTTCGCGCTCGACCACGCACTCGCACACGGCCAACGGCGGATCATCTATGTGATCCCCTACACCAGCATCATCGAGCAAACGGCGGATGTGCTGCGCGGCATCTTCGGCGAAGCGGTCATCGAGCACCACAGCAACGCCGAATCCGACCCCGGCCGCGAGCGCCTGCGCAGCCGCCTCGCCTGCGAGAACTGGGACGCGCCCATCGTCGTCACCACCAGTGTGCAGTTTTTCGAGTCGCTGTTCGCCGCGCGTACCAGCCGCTGCCGCAAGCTGCACAACATCGTCGGCAGCGTGGTGGTGCTGGACGAGGCGCAGCTGCTGCCGCCCGAATTCCTGAAACCGATCCTGGGCGCGCTGAACCTGCTCACCCGCCACTATGGCGTGACGGTGGTGCTGAGCACCGCCACCCAGCCGGCGCTGGCGCGCCAGGAGTATTTCGACCCGCAGAAAAACATCGCCGGGCTCGATGACGTGCGCGAGCTGATGCAGGGCGGCCCGCACGTCCAAACACCGGACGAGCTGTACCGGGACCTGCGGCGTGTGCGCGTGCGCCTGCCGGCCGATTGGCAGGCGCGCACCGCCTGGGAAGACCTTGCCGCCGAGCTTGCGGCGCAGCCCAGCGTGCTGGCCATCGTCAACACCCGCCGCCATGCCGCAGCACTGCACGCATTGCTGCCCAAGGGCACCCTGCACCTGTCGGCGCTGATGTGCGGCGCGCACCGGGCCGATGTCATCGACGCCATCAAGGCGCGCCTCGCAGCCGGTGTGCCGACACGCGTGGTCAGCACCCAGCTGGTCGAGGCCGGTGTCGATCTTGACTTCCCGGTGGTCTACCGGGCGTTGGCCGGGCTCGACTCCATCGCCCAGGCCGCCGGGCGCTGCAACCGCGAAGGCCGCTTGGACGGCCTGGGTGAAGTGGTGGTGTTCGTGCCGCCCGAGGGCGCGCCGCCGGGCCTGCTCGCCAAGGGCGAGGGCGCCTGCCGCAGCGTGCTGCACGGGCATGCCGGCGACCCGCTCGACCGCGCGCTGTTCGAGCGCTACTTCCGCCAGCTCTATTACCAGTGCGATCTGGACAAGCACGGCATCGACAAGCTGCTCACCGTCCAACGCGAGCCGCCGCTAGCGGTGAACTTTCGCACTGCCGCCGAGCGTTTTCGCCTGATCGACGACGCCGACCAGGCCAGCGTCATCGTGCGCTACCGCGGCCCCGCGGGGCAGGACGCCAGCGTCGATCAGCACCTTGCGCAACTGCGCCGCGACGGCACCCGGCGCTGGCTGATGCGCGCCCTGCAGCGCTACACCGTGACCATCCCCCAGCGCGACACCCGGCGCCTGCTGGCGCAGGGGGATATCGAGGAGTTATTGCCGGGCTTGTTCGTGCAGGTGGGCGACGTGCTTTACCACCCGGTGTTGGGGCTGAGTGTGGACGGCGGCGGCATTCCGAGCCGGCCGCTGATGGTTTGA
- the cas5c gene encoding type I-C CRISPR-associated protein Cas5c, translating to MTKAYCLEVRGDFACFTRPEMKVERVSYDLITPSAARAVFEAILWKPAIRWRVRRIEVLAPIRWINLRRNEVAGVVSMRNVETAMRAGTGHLGLYIEDERQQRAGLFLRDVAYRLHAELALQANAPPGETFTKYREMFERRASRGQCVNQPYLGCREFAAAFRLVTDPTAEPPPIAETRDLGFMLHDLDFANPADPVPRFFRAQMTSGVVTVPDFDGTEVRA from the coding sequence ATGACCAAAGCCTATTGCCTCGAAGTCCGCGGCGATTTCGCCTGCTTCACCCGGCCCGAGATGAAGGTCGAGCGCGTGAGCTACGACCTCATCACGCCGTCGGCGGCGCGCGCAGTGTTCGAGGCCATCCTGTGGAAGCCGGCCATCCGCTGGCGGGTGCGGCGCATCGAGGTGTTGGCGCCCATCCGCTGGATCAACCTGCGCCGCAACGAGGTCGCCGGCGTGGTTTCCATGCGCAACGTCGAGACCGCCATGCGCGCCGGCACTGGCCATCTCGGGCTGTATATCGAGGACGAGCGTCAGCAACGCGCCGGGCTGTTTCTGCGCGACGTGGCCTATCGCCTGCACGCCGAATTGGCCTTGCAAGCCAATGCCCCGCCGGGCGAGACGTTCACCAAATACCGCGAGATGTTCGAGCGCCGCGCCAGCAGGGGCCAATGCGTGAACCAGCCGTATCTGGGCTGCCGGGAATTTGCGGCGGCCTTCCGGCTGGTGACGGACCCGACCGCCGAACCGCCGCCCATCGCCGAGACCCGCGATCTGGGCTTCATGCTGCACGACCTCGACTTCGCCAATCCCGCCGATCCCGTGCCGCGCTTTTTCCGTGCGCAGATGACGAGCGGCGTGGTGACGGTGCCGGACTTCGATGGCACGGAGGTGCGCGCATGA
- a CDS encoding amidohydrolase family protein has protein sequence MKIDCFTHVMPKPYIDRFSAAVKDFYLGDLPAKIPEMVDLAPRIAMMDRLGIDQQVLTIATPPIEEVVSDPKLAAELATVANDAIAEMAAKRPDRFMAVGTIAMNNMDAALREAERAVTQLGMKGILIYTNCQGRAIDAPEFMPFYELMAKLDLPIWLHPARTPMRADYVDEDRSQYAMWQIFGWPFETSMAMTRLIFSGVLDRHPDIKIITHHAGAMIPYFDKRIEYVYPLFQALGQMGDALERLQKPVIEYYRMFYNDTAVMGSVGGMHAAYAFFGADKLLFGTDTPFDTKGGSLFTRETVFSIEALAIPPAEKAAIYAGNLKRLLKL, from the coding sequence ATGAAGATCGATTGTTTCACCCACGTCATGCCCAAGCCCTACATCGATCGCTTCAGCGCGGCGGTGAAGGACTTCTACCTGGGCGATCTGCCGGCGAAAATTCCGGAGATGGTCGATCTGGCACCGCGCATCGCCATGATGGATCGTCTGGGCATCGACCAGCAGGTGCTGACCATCGCCACGCCGCCGATCGAGGAAGTGGTCAGCGATCCGAAACTCGCTGCCGAACTGGCCACGGTGGCCAACGACGCCATTGCCGAGATGGCGGCCAAGCGGCCGGATCGTTTCATGGCCGTCGGCACGATTGCCATGAACAACATGGACGCCGCCCTGCGCGAGGCCGAGCGGGCCGTCACGCAACTGGGCATGAAAGGCATCCTGATCTATACCAACTGCCAGGGCCGGGCCATCGACGCGCCCGAGTTCATGCCGTTTTATGAGCTGATGGCCAAGCTCGACCTGCCGATCTGGCTGCACCCGGCGCGCACGCCGATGCGGGCAGACTACGTGGACGAGGACCGCTCGCAGTACGCCATGTGGCAGATCTTCGGCTGGCCGTTCGAGACCAGCATGGCCATGACGCGGCTGATCTTTTCCGGCGTGCTGGACCGCCACCCGGACATCAAGATCATCACCCACCACGCCGGGGCGATGATTCCCTACTTCGACAAACGCATCGAGTACGTCTACCCGCTGTTCCAGGCCCTCGGCCAGATGGGTGACGCGCTCGAGCGCCTGCAAAAGCCGGTGATCGAGTACTACCGCATGTTCTACAACGACACGGCGGTGATGGGCTCGGTCGGCGGCATGCACGCAGCCTACGCGTTCTTTGGCGCCGACAAGCTGTTGTTTGGCACCGACACGCCCTTCGATACCAAGGGCGGGTCGCTGTTCACCCGCGAGACGGTGTTCAGCATCGAGGCCCTGGCCATCCCGCCGGCCGAGAAAGCCGCCATCTACGCCGGTAACCTGAAGCGCTTGCTCAAGTTATAA
- a CDS encoding SDR family oxidoreductase translates to MAWLTREETSVFDDLSMRTSFGLDDDALRTRPTVFRDDLFAGQTVLVTGGGSGIGKAIAVLFARLGASLMICGRRPEPLQETLALLRDLGADADAQAMTIRDPDQVQALIDHTWQRFGRLDVLINNAGGQFAQPALDLSPRGWNAVVDTNLNGTWYVTQAAARAWREHAHPGNVVSIVLDNFRGMPSIAHSSAARAAVMNLARTLAVEWAPHRIRINCVAPGAIESSGFAQYPAGQLNQFYNANPMRALGDVYDVAEACAYLASPAAKFVTGETLVVDGGGQLWGETWLTQRPDHFKSF, encoded by the coding sequence ATGGCCTGGCTCACGCGCGAGGAGACCTCGGTGTTCGACGACCTGTCCATGCGCACGTCCTTCGGCCTGGACGATGACGCGCTGCGGACCCGCCCGACCGTGTTCCGCGACGATCTTTTTGCCGGTCAGACCGTACTGGTCACCGGTGGTGGCAGCGGTATCGGCAAGGCGATTGCCGTGCTGTTCGCGCGGCTGGGCGCGTCGCTGATGATCTGCGGCCGACGCCCGGAGCCGCTGCAGGAAACACTCGCTCTGCTGCGTGACCTGGGCGCCGATGCCGACGCGCAGGCCATGACCATCCGCGACCCGGACCAGGTGCAGGCGCTGATCGACCACACCTGGCAGCGCTTCGGTCGGCTCGATGTCCTGATCAACAACGCCGGTGGGCAGTTTGCGCAGCCGGCGCTGGACCTGAGCCCGCGCGGCTGGAACGCGGTCGTGGATACCAACCTGAACGGCACCTGGTACGTGACGCAGGCCGCCGCACGCGCCTGGCGCGAGCACGCGCATCCGGGCAACGTGGTCAGCATCGTGCTCGACAACTTCCGCGGCATGCCGTCGATCGCGCATTCCAGCGCCGCCCGTGCGGCGGTGATGAACCTGGCGCGCACGCTGGCGGTGGAGTGGGCGCCGCACCGCATCCGCATCAACTGCGTGGCGCCTGGCGCCATCGAGAGCAGCGGCTTTGCGCAGTACCCGGCCGGGCAACTGAACCAGTTCTACAACGCCAATCCGATGCGGGCGCTGGGCGACGTGTACGACGTGGCCGAGGCCTGCGCGTACCTGGCAAGCCCGGCAGCCAAGTTCGTGACCGGCGAGACGCTGGTGGTGGACGGCGGCGGGCAGCTGTGGGGCGAGACCTGGCTGACGCAGCGCCCGGACCATTTCAAGAGTTTTTGA
- a CDS encoding SDR family oxidoreductase → MDLGYSGMSVVVTGAASNIGRAIALGFAAEGARVTIGDIDAEQAGRVAGEARALGGQAQAVTTDVTDLAQVQGLFAAAETAHGPVKVLVNAVGWDQLMYFTETTPQFWDKIIRINYVGVLNCTKTALDGMLKSGGGSIVSISSDASRQGEAREAVYGGVKAAINSFMKSIARENGRFGVRCNVVCPGVTIPDEQSEVGANSMWANKGAMFTDEQLEKVAKALPLKKIGKPRDIANAVLFLGSDRVAGHITGQVLSVSGGYSMAG, encoded by the coding sequence GTGGATTTGGGCTATTCGGGGATGAGCGTGGTTGTGACCGGTGCGGCGTCCAACATCGGCCGGGCGATTGCGCTGGGTTTTGCGGCCGAAGGCGCGCGGGTGACCATCGGTGACATCGATGCCGAGCAGGCCGGTCGCGTGGCCGGCGAGGCGCGGGCGCTGGGCGGGCAGGCGCAGGCGGTGACGACCGACGTGACCGATCTTGCACAGGTGCAGGGCCTGTTCGCGGCCGCCGAGACGGCGCACGGGCCGGTGAAGGTGCTGGTGAATGCGGTCGGTTGGGACCAGCTGATGTACTTCACCGAAACCACGCCGCAGTTCTGGGACAAGATCATTCGCATCAACTACGTGGGGGTGCTGAACTGCACCAAGACGGCGCTCGACGGCATGCTCAAATCCGGCGGTGGGTCGATCGTATCGATCAGTTCCGATGCCAGCCGTCAGGGCGAGGCGCGCGAGGCGGTTTATGGTGGCGTCAAGGCGGCCATCAACAGCTTCATGAAGAGCATCGCGCGCGAGAATGGCCGCTTTGGCGTGCGCTGCAACGTGGTCTGTCCGGGCGTCACCATCCCGGACGAGCAGAGCGAAGTCGGCGCAAACAGCATGTGGGCCAACAAGGGCGCCATGTTCACCGATGAACAACTGGAAAAAGTGGCCAAGGCCTTGCCGCTGAAGAAAATCGGCAAGCCGCGGGACATCGCCAACGCGGTATTGTTTCTGGGTTCGGACCGGGTGGCCGGACACATCACCGGTCAGGTGCTGTCGGTCAGCGGCGGCTATTCGATGGCCGGTTGA
- a CDS encoding amidohydrolase family protein, translating to MSETNYQGPLLSADSHVVEPRDLWVKRMDSKWRDRAPRIESLDGLGDCMLVDGLKPRPLAFEGPMIEFKARGVEIPKITDFRYEDTRPGGWDPDARMQDQDVDGVSGEVIYPGVGLFVCETPDAEYEYAVCRTYNDWLAEFCSAHPTRLKGAALLPGKGPTEWAVAEAERAIGKLGLAAVMLPATNTAQPYNQPVWDALWARLEEMRVVATFHLGGTSFPTHIRGPGASGSLVCGGKFQQLAEPLNLVIWGGAPMRFPNMKWSLVEGGIGWIAAVLDLMDHWWNDHKGWMKPRLEERPSTYFHRNFFATFEDDRAGVRTRDIIGIDNIMWGSDYPHTEGVWPFSRRQVGRDFADCPADQTRKIVYENVARVFGFPIVA from the coding sequence ATGTCCGAAACCAATTACCAGGGCCCCTTGCTGTCGGCCGACTCGCATGTCGTGGAGCCGCGCGATTTGTGGGTCAAGCGCATGGACAGCAAATGGCGCGACCGCGCGCCGCGGATCGAATCCCTCGATGGGCTTGGCGACTGCATGCTGGTGGATGGCCTCAAGCCCCGTCCGCTGGCCTTCGAAGGGCCGATGATCGAGTTCAAGGCGCGCGGCGTCGAGATTCCCAAGATCACCGATTTTCGCTACGAGGACACCCGCCCCGGCGGCTGGGACCCGGACGCCCGCATGCAGGACCAGGACGTGGATGGCGTCAGCGGTGAGGTGATTTATCCGGGCGTCGGCCTGTTCGTGTGCGAGACGCCGGACGCCGAGTACGAGTACGCCGTCTGCCGCACCTACAACGACTGGCTGGCCGAGTTCTGCAGCGCGCATCCGACGCGTCTTAAAGGCGCCGCCCTGCTGCCCGGCAAGGGGCCGACCGAGTGGGCCGTGGCCGAGGCTGAGCGGGCGATCGGCAAACTGGGCCTGGCAGCCGTGATGTTGCCGGCCACCAATACCGCCCAGCCTTACAACCAGCCGGTGTGGGATGCGCTGTGGGCGCGGCTGGAGGAGATGCGCGTGGTGGCGACGTTTCATTTGGGCGGAACGAGCTTTCCGACGCATATCCGCGGCCCGGGCGCCAGCGGCTCGCTGGTCTGCGGCGGCAAGTTCCAGCAGCTGGCCGAGCCGCTGAATCTGGTGATCTGGGGCGGCGCGCCGATGCGCTTTCCGAACATGAAATGGTCCCTGGTCGAGGGCGGCATCGGCTGGATCGCCGCTGTGCTCGACCTGATGGACCACTGGTGGAACGACCACAAGGGCTGGATGAAGCCGCGGCTCGAGGAAAGGCCCAGCACCTATTTCCACCGCAATTTCTTCGCGACCTTCGAGGACGACCGGGCCGGCGTGCGTACGCGCGACATCATCGGCATCGACAACATCATGTGGGGTTCGGACTACCCGCACACCGAGGGCGTGTGGCCGTTCTCGCGTCGCCAGGTGGGGCGCGACTTTGCCGACTGCCCGGCCGACCAGACGCGCAAGATCGTCTACGAGAACGTGGCGCGGGTGTTCGGGTTTCCGATCGTGGCCTGA
- a CDS encoding glutathione S-transferase, whose amino-acid sequence MRIYEDRVAPNPRRVRVFLAEKGITDVEFVAVSIGEGGILTPEFLRRNPLAQVPVLELDYGSYLTESVAICRYFEYLQPKPALFGEPGLDMARVEMWNRRMEFELFWPIANVFRHIHPFFKGKHPQLPEYGEVCRAHALKRLDWLDGELADGRPFIAGDVYTIADITALCGIDFGRVSGIRIGERPHLARWHAAVSARPSAQA is encoded by the coding sequence ATGAGGATTTACGAAGACCGCGTAGCCCCGAACCCGCGCCGCGTGCGGGTGTTCCTGGCCGAGAAGGGCATCACGGATGTCGAATTCGTCGCCGTCAGCATCGGCGAGGGCGGCATCCTGACGCCGGAGTTCCTGCGCCGCAATCCGCTGGCCCAGGTGCCGGTTCTGGAACTGGACTACGGCAGTTACCTGACGGAATCGGTCGCAATCTGTCGTTACTTTGAGTACTTGCAGCCGAAACCTGCGCTTTTTGGAGAGCCTGGCCTCGACATGGCGCGGGTGGAGATGTGGAACCGGCGCATGGAGTTCGAGCTGTTCTGGCCGATTGCCAACGTGTTCCGGCATATCCATCCGTTCTTCAAGGGCAAGCACCCGCAGTTGCCGGAGTACGGTGAGGTATGCCGGGCGCATGCGCTCAAGCGCCTGGACTGGCTGGATGGCGAACTGGCCGACGGGCGGCCGTTCATCGCCGGTGACGTGTACACCATCGCCGACATCACGGCCCTGTGCGGCATCGATTTTGGCCGCGTCAGCGGCATCCGCATCGGCGAGCGGCCGCACCTGGCGCGCTGGCACGCCGCTGTTTCTGCCCGGCCCAGCGCGCAGGCCTGA
- the cas8c gene encoding type I-C CRISPR-associated protein Cas8c/Csd1, protein MILQALSDYYRRKQADPDPANRLPAYGFEEKEIPFILEIDGDGRLVQILDTRSGEGKKKVAQRFLMPQAVKRASNIAANLLWDTAEYVLGIDTRGKPQRVAEQHAAFRARIDALPEAVRADAGIAAVRAFLDHIDFDALAACPAWEEIKTTNPLLSFRLHGDVELVCQRPAVTTLTGEEPGDAATVTCLVSGEQTAPERLHAAIKGVWGAQSSGANIVSFNLDAFNSYGKAQGANAPVGKAAAFAYTTALNHLLAKGSRQRIQVGDASTVFWAEEPHELEAALPDFFGEPPKDDPDRGADALRALYRAVETGRFAVGGEDTRFYVLGLAPNAARIAVRLWETAPAIELARRIKQHFDDLTVVRSPRDPEHLSLFRLLAATAVQGKADNISPRLGGEVMRAILEGLPYPASLLNAAVQRCRAEQQVSYPRAAAIKAWLNRDARRQRVSNPPREEFSPMLDPDNPSAAYRLGRLFATLEKIQEEASPNLNATIRDRYYGAASATPVAVFTTLLRLKNHHLGKLNPGRATQMEKLIGEIMGGIDEFPRHLNLPDQGRFALGYYHQRQAFFTKRDHETEATQGEPA, encoded by the coding sequence ATGATTCTGCAGGCGCTCAGCGACTACTACCGGCGCAAGCAGGCCGACCCGGACCCAGCCAACCGTCTGCCGGCCTACGGCTTCGAGGAGAAGGAGATTCCCTTCATTCTGGAAATCGACGGTGACGGTCGCCTGGTGCAGATCCTGGATACCCGCAGCGGCGAGGGCAAAAAGAAAGTCGCCCAGCGTTTTCTGATGCCGCAAGCGGTCAAGAGAGCATCAAACATAGCTGCCAATCTGCTCTGGGATACCGCCGAGTACGTGCTCGGCATCGACACCCGCGGCAAGCCGCAGCGGGTGGCCGAGCAGCATGCCGCCTTTCGCGCCCGCATCGACGCGCTGCCAGAGGCGGTGCGGGCAGATGCCGGCATCGCCGCCGTGCGCGCATTTCTCGATCACATCGACTTCGACGCGCTCGCCGCCTGCCCGGCCTGGGAGGAGATCAAGACCACCAACCCGCTGCTCAGCTTTCGCCTGCATGGCGACGTGGAACTGGTTTGTCAGCGCCCAGCGGTGACCACCCTCACCGGCGAGGAACCGGGTGACGCAGCCACAGTGACCTGCCTGGTCAGCGGCGAGCAGACCGCGCCTGAGCGCCTGCATGCCGCCATCAAGGGCGTATGGGGCGCGCAAAGTTCGGGCGCGAACATCGTCTCGTTCAACCTCGATGCCTTCAATTCCTACGGCAAGGCTCAAGGGGCCAATGCGCCGGTCGGCAAGGCCGCCGCCTTTGCCTACACCACCGCGCTCAACCACCTGCTGGCCAAGGGCTCGCGCCAACGCATCCAGGTGGGTGATGCCTCCACGGTGTTCTGGGCCGAGGAGCCGCACGAGCTCGAAGCCGCCTTGCCAGATTTTTTCGGCGAGCCGCCCAAGGACGACCCGGACCGCGGTGCCGACGCCCTGCGCGCGCTCTACCGCGCCGTCGAGACCGGGCGCTTTGCCGTCGGCGGTGAAGACACCCGCTTTTACGTGCTGGGCCTGGCGCCGAACGCTGCGCGCATCGCCGTGCGCCTCTGGGAAACCGCGCCGGCCATCGAGCTGGCCCGGCGCATCAAACAGCACTTCGACGACCTTACCGTGGTGCGCTCGCCGCGCGACCCGGAGCACCTGTCGCTGTTTCGCCTGCTGGCCGCCACCGCGGTGCAGGGCAAGGCCGACAACATCTCGCCCAGGCTCGGCGGCGAGGTGATGCGCGCCATCCTCGAAGGCCTGCCTTATCCCGCCAGCCTGCTGAACGCCGCCGTGCAGCGCTGCCGCGCCGAGCAGCAGGTGAGCTATCCGCGAGCCGCCGCCATCAAGGCCTGGCTCAACCGCGACGCCCGCCGCCAACGCGTTTCGAATCCACCCCGGGAGGAGTTCTCACCCATGCTCGATCCAGACAACCCCAGTGCCGCCTACCGGCTCGGTCGGCTGTTTGCCACGCTCGAAAAGATCCAGGAAGAAGCCAGCCCGAACCTGAACGCCACCATCCGTGACCGCTACTACGGCGCTGCCTCGGCCACGCCGGTGGCGGTGTTCACCACGCTGCTGCGGCTCAAGAACCACCATCTTGGCAAGCTCAATCCCGGGCGCGCGACCCAGATGGAAAAACTGATCGGCGAAATCATGGGCGGCATCGACGAGTTCCCGCGCCACCTGAATCTGCCCGATCAGGGCCGCTTCGCGCTCGGCTATTACCACCAGCGCCAGGCCTTTTTCACCAAACGCGACCACGAAACCGAAGCCACCCAGGGAGAACCCGCATGA